A region of the Arctopsyche grandis isolate Sample6627 chromosome 10, ASM5162203v2, whole genome shotgun sequence genome:
GGAGATCCGTGAGAGCGATTTTCGTAGAGGCGGTTATTCTGTTAGCAATTCACCTTTAGGATGTAACCCGTTCACCGAGTCCATAAAATCCCCATTTGACAGAaccccacatatttttttctattttggatattttcgagattcgtgtatatcattatttttaaatgagtaGAAAAAACTTACGAATGTATTGAGATGCGCGCGAATACTGATTTTAGCACTTGCGACATTTGTTAGCATATGTAGTTTCAAAAAGTGATGTCGCAGCGAAGCGTTAAGAATTGGTATTTGAGCGTGAAACATGAGCCTAACTATAGCCCAACAGAACTAAAAcccatttttatattgttttcttATTGTCCATATCGttgatttgaaaaatatgtaccacatataaaaaaaatcgatagtcGGACATGGTTTGATTTACTGGTTTTAAGTCCTGTTTGCGCTGTGTTTTAATGTGGCGGTTGATGTTCGCGATCGGAGTGACGGTTGGTCCCCTACTGAGGTGAGGCCAGCTCAGTTCTGTCAATTCGCTGACTTAATACCCATTTCGTTCATATTTGTCGctttatatttagtttttatgtgTCGTGATAGTATATACATTATTTTGGATACAATACATTACAATAAGGTTTTCATATTGACTCTAAGACGGTGTCATAGTTCTCATAAAtacctataatatgtatgtacaattttatgtaatagtgttactctatttatatattttaaaattttaaggcAATCAAGATTTTTTTCGCATTTCAGTTTTGTTGATACACGCCCTTCACAGACAATGGAAGAAAAACAATGTTTGACTGGTTTTACCAAGACGATAAACAGTTGTATACTCAGTGGCGAATCTCCACTCAAAAATTGGTTGAAGGATTCGCGTACTGCAGAGAATAAATTCCAAAACAAACATTCCAGTTTATTAGAATATTCCTTATTGGAATGCCAGGTGATGCCCGAATCTTGCAACTCATCGCCGGATATTGAACTGCAACATAAACGACTCTTTTCTGGGGTCGTATCTCCGCTCACGTCGAATATATCATTTCTGAACAATTTCGATAATCAGACTGAAGAGTCAGACGAGAGTTTTATTCGCATGGAAAGACTCATACGGGGTTCCAGTGAAGATATACGCAATGAAAGTGATCATAGTAATTCAACCACAGACGTGAGCGCCGCTGAAACCGTAAAAAATGCTAAAGATTCCATGAGATTGAGTGATAAGGTATGTACCGATTTTGATAATATCAGTACAGATCCAGTAAAAGTTGATTTTGAACCTGATAGTTTATCGAGTGACGTTGGCAATGAAAGTTTAAATACAAGTGCACGCGATGTTGAGTCGGTTCAAAACAGTCCAAGTCATGCATCTCAAGATTCATCGAATGATACACTGAAATTCAATGATACTATTGAAGAAATGGAATACTTTATGAAACATGGAGCTATTTGCCCTCCCGAGCGTAAACATATCGACGCTTCTGATATTAAAGTAAATGAGTTGAGTGTAAAAAAGAATATTGATGTAAAAGTAAACGAGTTGAGTGTAAAAATAAGTCCCAAACCAAATATTGGAAAAGAACGGAAATTTTTTAAACCCAATgtaactgaaaataaaaaaccaaCTCCAGTACATAAATTGACTCCATTTAGAGTTCCAATTAGGGCTAAACTTACTCCTAGAAATAAAACGATTGAGGATAAGTCTCAGACTCTCAAAACTAGATTAAATTATCCGGGtaacaaatatgaaaatattttaagtcctatcagattttatataaaaaacagtGCCTCTGTGCCTATGGTTAAGAATGTAAGCCCGGCCAAAAACTATTGGGATCGTATTCCTCCAGGACCTATAAGCATGGCGTCCAAAATTAGGGGAAATATTGGAAAGGAAAACTTGCGGCTACCAGAGAAAGCTTACAAGTCACCGAGGGCGACAAAAGtggttagtaataataaaatagttagtaaaatttgatttccatctaaatattcaaaatgtgtATGGTTTGTATTCTTTCAGGTTGAACAACCGACGATAAAGCGACTTCCACATAACAATAAAGTGACAATAATGGCTGAAAATATTCCAAAACCAATGTTATTGAAGCACGTAAAACGAGAGAAATCATCCAAGCCGTCGTCGTCTGTTTTGAAGTTTGAAGATTGCAATAGAGTGGATACAATAGGCGTTGAAGATAGTTTTGTCCATCTTTCTGTTAAATCCGTTGATGTTTCACATTGCATCGGCAAAGCAGCCGCTAGAAGCAAGACCTTAAaatgagtcgttgatatttttcacaatcgatattattaattgaaaataactaACATTTAGTATaatcttaaaaatgtatgtaaaatttatttaaacgtaATAAAAGTTGATTTTAATCGATCATTGTTTAATACAAAATGTGTGGATATCCAATTACATTCctggtattaattttatttaaatacaaagtaTCAATAGTGTTGTGTTTGTAAGAAAATTCCATTTTGCGTAATAAGTactgttatatatattatatttattcttgaGACGGTCGAAGATAAGTGTCTGCTCTGCCGGTTTATATTATCTGAAGTCTCACTATCATAATGCAATCTCGGGTCAATATGCAACAATAATTTGCATATGCGACTGACTGCAATCTGATAGTTAAAAGGTGACGACTGACTTGTGCAATGCTCGCGAGCATATTGTCGAAAAGTATtaagttttatatgtacataagtacttaaTGCTCATGGcttaaattttgaatgtgatgttTTAGGCGTCACTATGCAAATAAGTTAGAATCAAGTTACAATCATTGCCTTAAgtgtaatgatttttttgaaaataactgatatttttttgagTGTCATGATGTAAGCCTAtttttttaaggttcaaaattggttgaatatattactgagttgaatgccatctattcaattttcttaaaatgaatatataccagtcaaaaatttgttttttgtggaactatactgaaacctcgtttatgtgacgtcacgtcttcatacaattatgaagaatgattatttgaatttaatccaTAATTAATTtggcaaaagccaaaaaactgtaaaaatcgcacattttttaaacgctcatatcttgtaaacgatcactaaccaacaaaaatcattatcatattcgaattcagtgggtcaatcttagtaaagattggttagtctccgctctggtaattttttttgttgctcagtgtaattactACTAAAAGTTGACGAGATTTTGCTTGTAATCTGCCCACTGAAattgtcgttttatttttattttaagcaatttttgactattttatcATGACTTAAAAATTtctgaattttataataatcctcaaaaatttgtatgtacattggaCAACCAgaaatagatattttatatgttgtaatataaaaatgtggCTAATGCTTAATTtcagattatatgtatgtaaattgatttgaaaaattttagtgctgcaataaaatcaaaaactgttaaaatagcatttattcCTTAGAACATATGGTTTTCAAGTATGGCAACATAAAAAAGAATACATCACATTCGTAATTAttgtaatagaaaaaataacaaatagaaaatacaaatagaaaaaaattacatttatatttttgattaacaTAGAATCTGGTATTTTTGGTGTGTTAAATAATTAACATCATAAgttaattataacatttataaaatgcatgtagtataataaatgtaatgttCAAATCATTTCACAAAACTGAGACCCATTGATTGTACCATGAAACACAACACGTCCGTATTTTCCTCGatctaaaacaaataaaatcaaatatatcaaTGACTTATAACATATTCACTTTGTAACACATTTGACGGTTGGGATACTTACAACTTTAGCCGTCGGTTTTCCAGCACCGTGACCAGCATTGGTTTCGATTCGAGCGAACAAAGGATTCTTTTGACACGTAGATTTACGGGCGTTGTATTGCAATTGCGCAATGAACTTGAGCGAATGGAGTGGTACAACGCGATCATCATGATCTGCCGTCAGTACCAATGTGGCCGGATACTGGATGCAATCTGATGAAAACAAATCGTCAACTTCATTATCgtgtacattacatatataagaaacataCAATGAAACTCTACGAGATATTTACCGGGAGTATCAAGTTTGCGAACATTGTGCAAGGGTGAGTATTTGATAAGTGCATCAAATTCTTCTTTATTGTCAGAACAACCATAGTCAGAAACCCAAGCCTGACCTATAGTGAATTTATGAAAGCGTAACATATCCAAGACgctaaaaaaaaactcgatgaTTTAATACAACATGAAATACAAATGTTTTATTAATGAATAGTTTGTATCTTCGCTTACCCGACTTGTGCAATGGCAGCGCCGAATAAATCTGGTCTTTGATTGATGCAAGCCGCTACAAGAAGCCCGCCGTTCGAAGCGCCTTgaattgttattaaattagacTTGGAGTATTTGTTGGCGACCAGGTATTCAGCAGCTGCTTGAAAATCATCGAAAACATTCTGTTTGTGTTGAAGACGACCACCGTTGTGCCATTTCTTTCCGTACTCTCTATTAAACCGAATCAAAgttataaattaatgaaaaattgaaatcatattatTGATTTCATAATGCAAATAAACACTAACCCTCCTCCTCTAATATTGGGAATGGCTACGACACCATTTAAATGTTGTATAAACATCAGTCTTGTAACGCCAAACGCAGGTTGCAGGGAATAGTTGAAGCCGCCATATCCGTACAAAAGTACTGGATTGTTTCCGTCCAATTTCAAACcctaatttttataaaacaagcGACAATTTATTGTCCAAAGtgtttttataaagaaaataattctgacacattatgtattattagagacccgtattttgtgCACTTTGCTATGAATGCTAAAATTcagaatagatgctaaattcgtaaaatatgcgaataggtgctaaaataacaaccaaaagtgaaatttgcataaaattaatagacaatttagaagggtcttcctatccctttgcccatttattatttgaagaaattgaggagataaaacagagcttgcagtttactatAGACAGTGTTTTTTCTGTCGAAACCAAgtaactgcttttgtctactactgtaaataaaagaagacggttggagctgtgtatccaaaaggctgctcaaaaaagcgtcttaaaactagactcgcacccaagactaaatgagacaaatctattcctccgaacattgagtaaactattcaatccatctgtggcaggttcaaaatctaatattaatgttaaagaaacggttttgttttttagaaacctgccattgtttaatgtattaacagaggcttaatgtttggaaggatatcagcactttttagacaattaatagagaatataaaaagtgaatccacgccggaaatatattgctattatttatggcaacaaaaattaaatatgaagagtttggttgtgccgctctaaaatcaatttggtgtcccgtcaatagtgtggatgctgaaaggtattttagtaaatacaatataattgttaccgatcgtcgcacgaatctcaaaaaataatctgtagaaatatgctccatgttaagttttaatcaattttaattggtactatatttttatattcatgtttttttattgtaatattaatttcaaaatatttttgaatttttctattattttttaatgtatttaaattgtatataaattttattaacattcatcgaaattttttattatttaaaattaaactcttcataaaaatagatgctaaattgaacatttttaatgccctaaaacgctaaaatgcaaaatgaaaatgctaaaattgacaaaaatagatgcccaaaatacgggtctctatgtatatgtattatacatcctATTTCAACAAACCTTTTTGGACACGATAAACATTGGAATTTTAGTTCCGTCTTTACTCGAATAAAACACTTGGTTTGATTCATACACAGATGAGTCGAATCCGGTTACGGTGACTTGTCGGAAAATctaaatgaaatttcaaatgaataagcaagctcaacatataatattatacatcatTATAGAATAGTGAAACACACTTTTGGTTCATCTGACTTGGTAAAATCGTAGTGGTAAATTACACCCGGTGTTAAGAACGATACAAATTTGTAAAACATTTCCGTTTGTTTTTTCTTCCCGGAGAATCCAGTAACTGTGCCAACATCTAATGGGAGAGTTTTGATAAGATCACCAGTTAAAAGATCGTGTATTTGGAGTACACTCTAAAACAATgtgcaaattaataaaaataaaaaatgtacaaaaaaaaaaaccaatacatatgtatatgtatatgtacgtacttttaCATCTTTGATGTAATGTATAATGAGTCTATCATTATTAACACACCCTACCCAGTCCAAAACATTTAATTCGTGTTCCtgtaaaataacaaatatatatattgcagtattttgatatatgtatttattactcGGTTATAAATTTTCGATGTCTTACGGGAACGAGTACAGTCCAATTTTCTTCTTCAGGTTTAGATAAATCAATATTAATTAATCGATAATTGGGGGCATCTTTGTTGGTACGAAATACACAATTTGAACCTTCATTtgttatatactatataaataaataaacaatataaatattattttacttatatatatacttattgaCAGAATAAAACGTGATACCTCAAAATCTCCTTCAAATTTGAATACAACTTGAGTTAATTTCAatttaccagaaattactggagTTAGACTCAAGTCGGCAAAAAACAAAAGATTAAACCGACAATCCTTGGCTGTTCCGACAATCAAATACTTTCCACAATCGCTGACCTCAGCTTCTCTGAAAAAATAcctttgtaaaaaaagaaacaacCGTTTGGAATAAGTCCGTTTATATCACTGTGTTTGAAttgattttcaaatatgtactatataatatttcaaatttcagaCACATACATTCTCCAGTTCGGTTCATCGGGGAACTCCACAACAAGCACATCTTCAGATTGAGGAGTGTTTAAGAAATGATAATACAGTTTATGATCCTTATTCGGATCGGTTTCTGAACCGTCAGTTTTTCCCGTTTGTTCAGGATAGCGCTAAAATGCACAAGTGAACAAATTAACAATGTGAATCgctcattttatttcatatacatatgtatcgggCACGGTCTGTCTATACACGAATCTGATGTAGACGCTTTGCAAGTGTCAATGTAACTTGagtgtttaaccctttgcccgtggCAATAAATATTGCGAACAAGCACTGTACGCGGCACTTTTtccgcgaatttggcaatcgagttttcgatcttaaatacagattttaatatttactgaagtaaccagatatgttaattaacacatagagtattattttaaacaataaaatacataatatatctcgtagttttggattaattgtcaaataatcattcttcataattgtatgaagacgtgacgtcacataaacgaggtttcagtatggttccacaaaaaactaatttttgactggtatatattcattttaagcaaattgaatagatggcattcaactctcagtaatatattcaaccaattttgaaccttaaaacagttgaaataggcgcatataaggctcaaaatcccgtgcaaagttcagaaattctatggaagacagccgcgctacagacttgtcgcccaaagcttccatagaagacggccgcgggcaaacggttaaagtaGGTTTACGCAGAGCCACGCTGAACCGGTTCTGCGTAACTTCGAGTGAACATACTATATTAGATTCGGTTCAAGTTCAGTATAAACTGTATGGACGACACGCCACTGAAAtgttcatattttgaaacataATATCTTACAGAATAAAACACGCCTTTATTATCCTTACTCCATGATAAACCAGAGAATTTAATTTTCTCCAAAACTTCTGGATAATTCTTTCctgaaatgaatatttattattatataaaattaataatgaattcATTCTAACGAGtatgaaaactattttaaatatacctGTGTTAACATCTTTAAAGTGAATTTTTATCCAATCAGATCCGCTTTCACTGAGACCATATGCAAAAGTGTTGCCGTCTTCAGAAAAAGCAGTAACCGAGATAGCAACTGTACCATCTTCCGATAATACATTTGGATCTAAAAATATTCTGGCCTCTCCGTCTAAGGAATCTTGTACATACAGCACACTAGATAATGTAGATatgtgtcattttattacattttcacaTACGGAAGAAAAGTATTCATCATCATAATAAACGTTTTAGGTATTATTTGTgtcagtaattttatttttaacaaacctTTGGTTTTGTAAtccagtatttttataaaagaaatatcTATCTCCTCTTTTAGAAGGACAcgaatatttttgataattccAAAGTTCCGTCAGTCTTTCATTGATGTCCGACTTGAAGGCACATTGGTTAATGTATGGAGTTGTTACTGAATTTTGAAGGTCTAcgaatttttttgtttcatcGGCTTCCGGATCTTCTAACCAACGATATGGGTCTTGAATCTGCAAGTAATGAagtgaatttaattaaatatacaaattagttgtaaatattaattataaaattaaaataaattatttaaagcaccTTAATATCATGATAGATGTCAACTATAGAGTCATCTCTACGGGTTTCAGGATAGCTGAATGCCATGGTTGACTTTGGACGTGATGGGGTGTAGAAATTTGATGAGAGattctaaaaaaattcaatcacaTGAGTGTGAGATTAAAAGgttgtgtat
Encoded here:
- the LOC143918164 gene encoding prolyl endopeptidase isoform X2, with amino-acid sequence MIVTCADKATRFGVGMAVIMSAMWLGLGVRVRASTRVAKSSTLALRPFAPTTPTPTSTIIAAGNIGRSCTRTRSRSRSRRLGIGDSYSESAAAKVNGCRSRSFSSGVAAVTANRRSDSHSHSHSNSNSASATHFVLFAPPNLSSNFYTPSRPKSTMAFSYPETRRDDSIVDIYHDIKIQDPYRWLEDPEADETKKFVDLQNSVTTPYINQCAFKSDINERLTELWNYQKYSCPSKRGDRYFFYKNTGLQNQSVLYVQDSLDGEARIFLDPNVLSEDGTVAISVTAFSEDGNTFAYGLSESGSDWIKIHFKDVNTGKNYPEVLEKIKFSGLSWSKDNKGVFYSRYPEQTGKTDGSETDPNKDHKLYYHFLNTPQSEDVLVVEFPDEPNWRIEAEVSDCGKYLIVGTAKDCRFNLLFFADLSLTPVISGKLKLTQVVFKFEGDFEYITNEGSNCVFRTNKDAPNYRLINIDLSKPEEENWTVLVPEHELNVLDWVGCVNNDRLIIHYIKDVKSVLQIHDLLTGDLIKTLPLDVGTVTGFSGKKKQTEMFYKFVSFLTPGVIYHYDFTKSDEPKIFRQVTVTGFDSSVYESNQVFYSSKDGTKIPMFIVSKKGLKLDGNNPVLLYGYGGFNYSLQPAFGVTRLMFIQHLNGVVAIPNIRGGGEYGKKWHNGGRLQHKQNVFDDFQAAAEYLVANKYSKSNLITIQGASNGGLLVAACINQRPDLFGAAIAQVGVLDMLRFHKFTIGQAWVSDYGCSDNKEEFDALIKYSPLHNVRKLDTPDCIQYPATLVLTADHDDRVVPLHSLKFIAQLQYNARKSTCQKNPLFARIETNAGHGAGKPTAKVIEENTDVLCFMVQSMGLSFVK
- the sip2 gene encoding septin interacting protein 2 isoform X2, encoding MEEKQCLTGFTKTINSCILSGESPLKNWLKDSRTAENKFQNKHSSLLEYSLLECQVMPESCNSSPDIELQHKRLFSGVVSPLTSNISFLNNFDNQTEESDESFIRMERLIRGSSEDIRNESDHSNSTTDVSAAETVKNAKDSMRLSDKVCTDFDNISTDPVKVDFEPDSLSSDVGNESLNTSARDVESVQNSPSHASQDSSNDTLKFNDTIEEMEYFMKHGAICPPERKHIDASDIKVNELSVKKNIDVKVNELSVKISPKPNIGKERKFFKPNVTENKKPTPVHKLTPFRVPIRAKLTPRNKTIEDKSQTLKTRLNYPGNKYENILSPIRFYIKNSASVPMVKNVSPAKNYWDRIPPGPISMASKIRGNIGKENLRLPEKAYKSPRATKVVEQPTIKRLPHNNKVTIMAENIPKPMLLKHVKREKSSKPSSSVLKFEDCNRVDTIGVEDSFVHLSVKSVDVSHCIGKAAARSKTLK
- the sip2 gene encoding septin interacting protein 2 isoform X1; translated protein: MWRLMFAIGVTVGPLLSFVDTRPSQTMEEKQCLTGFTKTINSCILSGESPLKNWLKDSRTAENKFQNKHSSLLEYSLLECQVMPESCNSSPDIELQHKRLFSGVVSPLTSNISFLNNFDNQTEESDESFIRMERLIRGSSEDIRNESDHSNSTTDVSAAETVKNAKDSMRLSDKVCTDFDNISTDPVKVDFEPDSLSSDVGNESLNTSARDVESVQNSPSHASQDSSNDTLKFNDTIEEMEYFMKHGAICPPERKHIDASDIKVNELSVKKNIDVKVNELSVKISPKPNIGKERKFFKPNVTENKKPTPVHKLTPFRVPIRAKLTPRNKTIEDKSQTLKTRLNYPGNKYENILSPIRFYIKNSASVPMVKNVSPAKNYWDRIPPGPISMASKIRGNIGKENLRLPEKAYKSPRATKVVEQPTIKRLPHNNKVTIMAENIPKPMLLKHVKREKSSKPSSSVLKFEDCNRVDTIGVEDSFVHLSVKSVDVSHCIGKAAARSKTLK
- the LOC143918164 gene encoding prolyl endopeptidase isoform X1; protein product: MAVIMSAMWLGLGVRVRASTRVAKSSTLALRPFAPTTPTPTSTIIAAGNIGRSCTRTRSRSRSRRLGIGDSYSESAAAKVNGCRSRSFSSGVAAVTANRRSDSHSHSHSNSNSASATHFVLFAPPNLSSNFYTPSRPKSTMAFSYPETRRDDSIVDIYHDIKIQDPYRWLEDPEADETKKFVDLQNSVTTPYINQCAFKSDINERLTELWNYQKYSCPSKRGDRYFFYKNTGLQNQSVLYVQDSLDGEARIFLDPNVLSEDGTVAISVTAFSEDGNTFAYGLSESGSDWIKIHFKDVNTGKNYPEVLEKIKFSGLSWSKDNKGVFYSRYPEQTGKTDGSETDPNKDHKLYYHFLNTPQSEDVLVVEFPDEPNWRMYFFREAEVSDCGKYLIVGTAKDCRFNLLFFADLSLTPVISGKLKLTQVVFKFEGDFEYITNEGSNCVFRTNKDAPNYRLINIDLSKPEEENWTVLVPEHELNVLDWVGCVNNDRLIIHYIKDVKSVLQIHDLLTGDLIKTLPLDVGTVTGFSGKKKQTEMFYKFVSFLTPGVIYHYDFTKSDEPKIFRQVTVTGFDSSVYESNQVFYSSKDGTKIPMFIVSKKGLKLDGNNPVLLYGYGGFNYSLQPAFGVTRLMFIQHLNGVVAIPNIRGGGEYGKKWHNGGRLQHKQNVFDDFQAAAEYLVANKYSKSNLITIQGASNGGLLVAACINQRPDLFGAAIAQVGVLDMLRFHKFTIGQAWVSDYGCSDNKEEFDALIKYSPLHNVRKLDTPDCIQYPATLVLTADHDDRVVPLHSLKFIAQLQYNARKSTCQKNPLFARIETNAGHGAGKPTAKVIEENTDVLCFMVQSMGLSFVK